One window of Salminus brasiliensis chromosome 16, fSalBra1.hap2, whole genome shotgun sequence genomic DNA carries:
- the LOC140536974 gene encoding endonuclease domain-containing 1 protein: MAARALLLQALACLLLAATARAEVQADYSPECRLFMYMGTPPKGLEDHTLKKICQRYNGQPRYVTLYDVVDHIPVYSAYTFKRSDGSKKVDVPWMYEPQLSTETGSGEMQPFPTDSIHKSFEDAQAVLEDYSNTVSFERGHLNPDEHQAHPDDKAATYTLTNVVPQIRQFNIGPWKQHEHTIRRRLNNYCRGTAYIVTGVTTSGRMIRRHNIDRLAVPTYLWSAYCCIDYDHNAPFEERSKFPAFASRALNAKASSEVFEVSVQELEEFLKKNTFVDKKFQIFYEDCVANNAVLTP; this comes from the exons ATGGCCGCGCGCGCGCTTCTCCTACAGGCGCTCGCTTGCCTGCTGTTGGCGGCGACGGCACGCGCCGAGGTGCAGGCGGACTACTCCCCGGAGTGCCGCCTGTTCATGTACATGGGGACCCCTCCGAAGGGGCTGGAGGACCACACCCTGAAGAAGATCTGCCAGAGGTACAACGGCCAGCCTCGGTATGTCACCCTGTACGACGTGGTGGACCACATCCCCGTGTACTCGGCGTACACCTTCAAGAGGTCAGACGGCTCCAAGAAGGTGGATGTGCCGTGGATGTACGAGCCACAG CTCTCTACAGAAACGGGTTCGGGCGAAATGCAGCCGTTCCCGACGGACAGCATCCACAAAAGCTTTGAGGACGCCCAGGCGGTGCTGGAGGACTACTCCAACACGGTCAGCTTCGAGAGAGGCCACCTGAACCCCGACGAGCACCAGGCTCACCCCGACGACAAAGCGGCCACGTACACGCTCACCAACGTGGTGCCGCAGATCCGCCAGTTTAACATCGGCCCGTGGAAGCAGCACGAGCACACCATCCGCCGCCGCCTCAACAACTACTGCCGTGGGACGGCCTACATAGTGACCGGGGTCACCACCTCCGGCCGCATGATCCGCCGCCACAACATCGACCGGCTGGCCGTCCCCACCTACCTGTGGTCGGCCTACTGCTGCATCGACTACGACCACAACGCCCCCTTCGAGGAAAGGTCCAAGTTTCCGGCCTTTGCTTCCCGCGCGCTCAACGCTAAGGCCAGCTCTGAGGTGTTCGAGGTCTCCGtgcaggagctggaggagtTCCTCAAGAAGAACACCTTCGTGGACAAGAAGTTTCAGATCTTCTACGAAGACTGTGTGGCCAATAACGCCGTCCTGACACCATAA
- the LOC140536964 gene encoding endonuclease domain-containing 1 protein, translating to MNLILSCGVLFSALLVATATVVEDFNHVERCKDSLYMGTPPRGIIETHLKKICQRYADKPRYVTLYDPRKRIPVYSAYTFKKTEGDRRVDYPWMYEPQLAETDGNGNMLPFPTGYLHMKFEDSQAVLEDYSDVVLYERGHLNPDQHQSDPHDRAATYTLTNVVPEIREFNIGPWREHEERIRVRLNNYCRGTAYIVTGVTHTGHMIRRNNQDRVAIPEDVWSAYCCTEYDRNAPHDVRVRFPAQAFLAKNAKEGNAVHEMTVQELELFLKSRMDVDQNLQIFYDNCISPSPLPLYLHHTI from the exons ATGAACCTCATTCTGAGCTGCGGGGTGCTCTTCTCTGCGCTGCTAGTGGCCACAGCTACTGTGGTGGAGGACTTCAACCATGTGGAGAGGTGCAAAGACTCTTTGTACATGGGCACTCCGCCGAGGGGAATCATCGAAACCCACCTGAAGAAGATATGCCAGCGCTACGCCGACAAGCCGAGATATGTGACCTTGTATGATCCCCGCAAGCGCATCCCTGTTTACTCGGCCTACACGTTCAAGAAAACTGAGGGCGACCGGAGGGTGGACTACCCTTGGATGTATGAACCCCAG CTCGCAGAGACCGACGGCAACGGAAACATGCTTCCCTTCCCTACCGGCTACCTGCACATGAAGTTTGAAGACAGCCAGGCAGTCCTGGAAGACTACTCTGACGTAGTCCTGTACGAGAGAGGTCATCTGAACCCAGACCAGCACCAGTCTGACCCCCACGACCGCGCCGCCACGTACACCCTCACCAACGTAGTGCCGGAGATCCGGGAGTTCAACATCGGGCCTTGGCGAGAGCACGAGGAACGCATCCGAGTCCGCCTCAACAACTACTGCCGCGGAACCGCCTACATCGTGACCGGCGTGACCCACACGGGCCACATGATCCGCAGAAACAACCAGGACCGAGTGGCCATCCCCGAAGACGTGTGGTCGGCCTACTGCTGCACCGAGTACGACCGGAACGCGCCGCACGACGTCCGAGTCCGCTTCCCCGCTCAAGCCTTTCTGGCCAAGAACGCCAAGGAGGGCAACGCGGTCCACGAAATGACCGTGCAGGAACTGGAGCTCTTCCTGAAGAGCAGAATGGACGTGGACCAGAACCTGCAGATCTTTTACGACAACTGCATCTCTCCCTCGCCACTGCCTCTCTACCTGCACCACACCATCTGA
- the LOC140537009 gene encoding endonuclease domain-containing 1 protein-like, whose amino-acid sequence MKGWPLILLLCLPPAQAGVVQDFNHVERCKDSLYMGTPPRGYLNRAYKKICQRLKDRPRYVTLYDPHRHMPIYSGYTFKKSDGEKSVDQPWMYEPQLASSLGSSNMEPFSQFGNFRMLMDSQATLEDFVDVVQYERGHLNPDQHQADPVDKAATYSLTNVVPQIREFNVGPWAQHEDRLRQRLNNYCRGTAYVVTGTTTAGNMIRRNNNDRVGIPEYMWTAYCCTDFDHNAPYLERYRFPAFGAYGLNDRVNNAVVEVPLKTLEKFLKGRMDVDKNFQIFFNDCVPDEM is encoded by the exons ATGAAGGGCTGGCCGCTGATCCTGCTGCTGTGTTTGCCGCCGGCCCAGGCCGGGGTGGTGCAGGACTTTAACCACGTCGAGAGGTGCAAAGACTCGCTCTACATGGGCACCCCGCCCAGGGGCTACCTGAACCGAGCCTACAAGAAAATCTGCCAGCGTCTGAAGGACAGGCCACGCTACGTGACCCTATACGACCCCCACAGGCACATGCCCATCTActctggatacaccttcaaaAAGTCAGACGGCGAGAAGAGTGTGGACCAGCCGTGGATGTACGAACCCCAg CTGGCCTCAAGTCTGGGCAGCAGTAACATGGAGCCCTTCTCTCAGTTTGGAAATTTTCGGATGCTGATGGACTCTCAGGCCACTCTGGAGGACTTTGTGGACGTGGTCCAGTACGAGAGAGGTCACCTGAACCCTGACCAGCACCAGGCCGACCCCGTGGACAAAGCAGCCACCTACTCCCTCACCAACGTGGTCCCTCAGATCAGAGAGTTTAACGTAGGCCCGTGGGCGCAGCACGAAGATCGGCTCAGACAACGGCTGAACAACTACTGTCGTGGGACGGCATACGTGGTCACTGGCACCACCACGGCCGGCAACATGATCCGCAG AAACAACAACGACCGGGTGGGCATTCCCGAGTACATGTGGACGGCTTACTGCTGTACAGATTTCGACCACAACGCCCCGTACCTGGAGCGCTACCGCTTCCCGGCCTTCGGGGCCTACGGCCTGAACGACCGGGTCAACAACGCAGTGGTGGAGGTGCCTCTCAAAACCCTGGAGAAGTTCCTCAAGGGTCGCATGGACGTGGACAAGAACTTCCAGATATTCTTCAATGATTGCGTTCCTGATGAAATGTAG